One Clostridium sp. CM027 genomic window carries:
- a CDS encoding phosphatase PAP2 family protein yields the protein MVIEERTDYLKALLKKLLPLLLIGSVPFSNLFYWTLNNTQRGVYDLTTDLDRSLPLIKIFIIPYMTLWFFLAFCFIYLCFKNRKVYYRIMLTLVLCYVVAFVTYYFFQTTVPRPIVTGDDIFSKLILFTYNSDGPYNCFPSIHVITAYLAVKGINAANARKRIKIPVNILGFLIIISTEFVKQHVIMDIFFAIFLCNVIFTSIIYVEEHYNLYNSKKVYTFTKQDIEQ from the coding sequence ATGGTCATTGAAGAAAGGACTGATTATTTGAAAGCTCTTTTAAAAAAATTATTGCCATTATTACTTATTGGTTCTGTTCCTTTTTCCAATTTATTCTATTGGACATTAAATAATACTCAAAGAGGAGTTTATGATCTAACTACTGATTTAGATAGATCTTTACCACTTATAAAAATTTTTATAATACCTTATATGACTTTGTGGTTTTTCTTAGCATTTTGTTTTATTTATTTATGCTTTAAGAACAGAAAAGTTTATTATAGGATTATGCTTACTTTAGTCCTATGTTATGTTGTTGCTTTTGTCACTTATTACTTTTTTCAAACAACTGTTCCAAGGCCTATTGTTACAGGGGATGATATATTCTCGAAGCTGATTTTATTTACCTATAATTCTGATGGACCATATAATTGTTTTCCAAGCATCCATGTAATTACTGCATACCTAGCTGTTAAAGGGATTAACGCTGCTAATGCTAGAAAACGTATTAAAATTCCAGTTAATATCTTAGGATTTCTCATTATTATATCCACTGAATTTGTTAAACAACACGTAATAATGGATATTTTTTTCGCAATATTCTTATGTAATGTGATATTCACTTCAATCATTTATGTAGAAGAACATTACAACCTTTATAATTCCAAAAAAGTTTATACCTTCACAAAACAAGATATTGAACAATAA
- a CDS encoding sulfide/dihydroorotate dehydrogenase-like FAD/NAD-binding protein: protein MASQPCPCHLAETGDCILCSQLAGKDFCDCCNFNGVCIYQEYVSNNFKAKEGRKYYHCKILEKNKLEDNVIILTVGASDKLVSELVYAGSYIFARRPDTETRFDTPISILDTDTRNNTITIAIELKGTKTKALDLLKLGEELLVKGPFWNGTLGLKNIYKVKNSICLIVARGIGQAPMIPVLKYLHANNNENIVVLDNSPYKNSFVSEYLEKYASKVIQCNTIENGRVTDEFNNILNDLISNNNISLVHCDAADVLNYELMKVVEDMDKNIKYSCCNNAKMCCGEGVCGCCTRINNDLKLRRLCKMQTEPKYVLEGRRIF, encoded by the coding sequence TTGGCGTCTCAACCATGTCCTTGCCATCTGGCAGAAACAGGGGACTGCATATTATGTTCACAGCTAGCAGGTAAAGATTTCTGCGACTGCTGCAACTTTAATGGGGTATGTATATATCAAGAATATGTTTCAAACAATTTTAAAGCTAAAGAGGGTAGGAAATATTATCATTGTAAAATATTAGAAAAAAATAAATTAGAGGACAATGTTATTATACTTACAGTAGGTGCAAGTGATAAATTGGTAAGTGAATTAGTTTATGCGGGAAGTTATATTTTTGCACGAAGACCAGATACAGAAACGAGGTTTGATACGCCAATATCAATATTGGATACTGATACCAGAAATAATACTATAACTATTGCTATAGAACTTAAGGGGACTAAAACCAAAGCATTAGATTTGTTAAAGCTAGGGGAAGAGTTGCTTGTAAAAGGGCCATTTTGGAATGGTACTTTAGGACTAAAAAACATATATAAAGTTAAAAATAGTATATGCTTAATTGTAGCACGAGGTATAGGGCAGGCACCTATGATACCAGTACTTAAATATTTGCATGCAAATAATAATGAAAATATAGTTGTGCTTGATAATTCCCCTTATAAAAATAGTTTTGTGAGTGAGTATTTAGAAAAGTATGCTTCAAAAGTTATACAGTGCAATACTATAGAGAATGGAAGAGTAACAGATGAATTTAATAATATATTAAATGATTTAATTAGTAATAATAACATTAGTTTAGTTCACTGTGATGCTGCAGATGTTTTAAATTATGAATTGATGAAGGTCGTAGAAGATATGGACAAAAACATTAAATATTCTTGTTGTAATAATGCCAAAATGTGCTGTGGAGAAGGTGTGTGTGGCTGTTGCACAAGAATAAATAACGACCTTAAATTAAGGCGGCTCTGCAAAATGCAGACAGAACCTAAATATGTATTAGAAGGGAGGAGAATATTTTGA
- a CDS encoding FAD-dependent oxidoreductase — MKVIVIGGGWSGCSAAIIAKKAGATVALYEKTDMLLGLGNVGGIMRNNGRYTAAEEMIALGAGDLIHLTDENTRHKNIDFPGHKHAWLYDVNKIEPAVVKYLKAMDIELNMITRVVDVEKEGNRIKGIYLSDGEYVEADVFIETTGSTGPMGNCLKYGNGCSMCILRCPAFGPRVSISYRAGVEDLKGERQEDVYGAFSGSCKLAKDSLADDVVKQLDEAGVVVLKIPEEDINLEKLKLKVCQQYALKEFAENVILLDTGHVKLMTSYYPLDKLRKIKGLENAKYIDPYAGGKGNSIRYLSVAPRTNSMKVIGLDNLFCAGEKSGLFVGHTEAMITGALAGHNAIRNYIGMPLLMLPRSLAVGDIMAYANEKMKSKEGRRNRYTFAGAGYFKRMQELGLYTLDIDEIKGKVEKLNLTNIFNEKLI; from the coding sequence TTGAAGGTTATCGTAATTGGTGGTGGGTGGTCTGGTTGCAGCGCGGCAATAATAGCAAAAAAAGCAGGAGCTACGGTTGCGTTATATGAAAAAACAGATATGCTCTTAGGACTTGGCAATGTAGGCGGTATAATGAGAAATAATGGAAGGTATACTGCGGCAGAAGAAATGATAGCGCTTGGGGCAGGAGATTTAATACATTTGACTGATGAAAACACTAGACATAAAAATATTGATTTTCCGGGGCATAAACATGCCTGGCTTTACGATGTAAACAAGATCGAACCAGCAGTAGTAAAATATTTAAAAGCTATGGATATAGAATTAAACATGATAACAAGAGTGGTAGATGTTGAAAAAGAAGGCAATAGAATAAAAGGAATATATCTATCAGACGGGGAATATGTTGAGGCAGATGTATTTATAGAAACTACAGGTTCAACAGGGCCAATGGGTAACTGCTTAAAATATGGAAATGGATGTTCAATGTGTATTTTAAGATGTCCAGCTTTTGGGCCAAGGGTAAGCATAAGCTACAGAGCAGGAGTTGAAGACTTAAAAGGAGAAAGACAAGAAGACGTATATGGAGCTTTTAGCGGCTCGTGTAAACTAGCTAAGGATTCTTTAGCCGATGACGTTGTAAAACAACTAGATGAAGCAGGAGTGGTTGTTTTGAAGATTCCAGAAGAAGATATAAATTTAGAAAAACTTAAATTAAAGGTATGTCAGCAGTATGCCCTTAAAGAATTTGCAGAAAATGTAATTTTATTAGATACAGGTCATGTAAAGCTTATGACTTCATATTATCCATTAGATAAGTTAAGAAAAATTAAAGGACTTGAAAATGCAAAATATATAGATCCATATGCAGGGGGAAAGGGAAACTCTATAAGGTATCTATCAGTAGCTCCAAGGACAAATAGTATGAAGGTTATAGGCCTGGATAATTTGTTCTGTGCAGGCGAGAAGTCTGGATTATTTGTAGGTCACACAGAAGCAATGATAACAGGGGCTTTAGCCGGACACAATGCCATAAGAAATTATATAGGAATGCCTCTTTTGATGTTGCCAAGGTCCCTTGCCGTTGGAGACATAATGGCCTATGCGAATGAAAAAATGAAATCTAAAGAAGGAAGAAGAAACAGATATACTTTTGCGGGAGCGGGGTATTTTAAGAGAATGCAAGAACTTGGACTTTATACTTTAGATATAGATGAAATTAAGGGGAAAGTAGAAAAACTAAATTTAACTAATATATTTAATGAAAAACTTATATAA
- a CDS encoding DUF2953 domain-containing protein: MFKCIIVFLLTIIIILFPIHLKITLKYSNKILGIYIYNKKLKVKKVLKNGNKNDLKGSLKENFFKSLILSDIKLITYKIKKLKFKPTLTLNTKLEYGFDDAALVAILFGLIHSTYSFLYLILTDFVKVKNIDLKVNPHFKKNDFVMEISSIIYVNLAKITYIAFIMLICLITIKHNKMNIKKYKGGNIHG, translated from the coding sequence ATGTTTAAATGTATAATAGTATTTCTTTTAACTATAATAATTATATTATTTCCAATCCATTTAAAAATAACCCTTAAGTACTCAAACAAAATTTTGGGAATTTACATTTATAATAAGAAATTAAAGGTTAAAAAAGTTTTAAAAAATGGTAATAAAAATGATTTAAAAGGTAGCCTAAAAGAAAATTTCTTTAAGTCTTTAATTTTAAGCGATATAAAATTAATTACCTATAAAATTAAGAAATTAAAATTCAAACCAACATTAACTTTAAATACTAAACTAGAATATGGATTTGATGATGCTGCATTGGTCGCTATTTTATTTGGCTTAATTCATTCAACTTATAGTTTTTTGTATTTAATATTAACAGATTTTGTAAAAGTTAAAAATATTGATCTTAAAGTTAACCCTCATTTTAAAAAAAATGATTTTGTTATGGAAATTTCGAGTATAATTTACGTCAATTTAGCAAAAATTACTTATATAGCATTTATTATGTTAATTTGCCTTATAACCATAAAACATAACAAAATGAATATAAAAAAATATAAAGGAGGAAATATACATGGATAA
- a CDS encoding D-alanyl-D-alanine carboxypeptidase family protein, translating into MRKNFKVYLSLCLSLFFLFSSFVENVFAEDLYVNAISAIAIDADSKIVLYEKNAYTPIEIASTTKILTALVAIKCGDLNKKIIVSEKAASIRGSEIGLKKGEEVTLKELLYGLLLRSGNDAAIAIAEGISGSVDEFSKLMNEYALEIGLLNSNFESPHGLDSANHYSTAYDLALVTAKAKEIKFFNDIVGSKDVDGKQNNFTRSYHNINKILYLLPNSTGVKTGSTGKAGKCLVTSVKIQNRDVIIITLNCTPRWKETEKISKFVEKNYEYKKIISKNDILEHLSIKDGVGNVEIVSKRDIIIPVKNNQKIEVKIRKPLNEIYAPIHEGEEVGRIDVYANNKLLFTEALVAKNSIKKKNKVRQEFDKIKDLIIPNK; encoded by the coding sequence ATGAGAAAAAATTTTAAAGTATATTTATCATTATGTTTAAGTTTGTTTTTTCTATTTTCGTCATTTGTTGAAAATGTTTTTGCAGAGGATTTATATGTTAATGCTATAAGTGCTATAGCAATAGATGCTGATTCGAAAATTGTTTTATATGAAAAAAATGCATATACACCAATTGAAATTGCAAGTACTACAAAAATACTAACGGCGCTTGTAGCAATAAAATGTGGAGATTTAAACAAGAAAATAATTGTATCAGAGAAAGCAGCATCTATACGCGGTTCAGAAATAGGATTAAAAAAAGGCGAGGAAGTAACCTTAAAAGAATTGTTGTATGGACTCTTGTTGAGATCTGGAAATGACGCCGCAATTGCAATTGCTGAAGGAATTAGTGGAAGTGTTGATGAGTTTTCAAAGCTTATGAATGAGTATGCTTTAGAAATTGGATTATTGAATAGCAACTTTGAGTCTCCTCACGGGTTAGACAGTGCAAATCACTATTCTACAGCGTATGATTTAGCTTTAGTTACTGCAAAGGCAAAAGAAATTAAATTTTTTAATGATATAGTAGGATCTAAAGATGTGGATGGTAAACAGAATAACTTTACTAGAAGTTACCACAATATAAATAAAATTTTATATCTTTTACCAAATTCAACAGGAGTAAAAACAGGATCTACTGGAAAGGCAGGTAAATGTTTAGTAACTTCTGTTAAAATTCAAAATAGAGATGTTATTATAATTACACTAAATTGTACACCTAGATGGAAGGAAACTGAGAAAATAAGTAAGTTTGTTGAAAAAAATTATGAATACAAAAAAATAATCAGTAAAAATGACATTTTAGAACATCTAAGCATAAAAGACGGAGTGGGTAATGTTGAAATAGTAAGTAAAAGAGATATTATAATTCCAGTAAAAAACAATCAAAAAATAGAAGTTAAAATTAGAAAGCCACTAAATGAGATTTATGCCCCAATACATGAAGGGGAAGAGGTTGGTAGGATAGATGTATATGCAAATAATAAACTCTTATTTACAGAAGCCTTAGTGGCTAAAAATTCTATAAAAAAGAAAAATAAGGTTAGACAAGAATTTGATAAAATTAAAGATTTAATTATACCTAACAAATAA
- a CDS encoding ATP-dependent Clp protease ATP-binding subunit, producing the protein MKLCEICKKNIAMILTSRIENGKTETIGLCIECAKKRGIPVMDQLVQQAGLSSEDIENLNEQMGNMFKNMNLEDIDLEDLNAPNMDIENGDKKKTIGNIFNGLFSPVDENSDFIEDEGQISSKIKETAEDKSKKNWFKKKRKNLDTYGINLTNKANQNGVDKVVGRDKEIDRVVQILNRRSKNNPILIGEAGVGKTAIAEGLAVRIVEKQVPEKLFNAEVYLLDLTAVVAGTQFRGQFESRMKSIIEEAKENGNIILVIDEVHNIMGAGEVQGGAMNAANILKPALAKGEIQVIGVTTLEEYRKYIEKDAALARRFQPVLVEEPSIAETIEILKGIRGYYEEYHKVKISDEVIEEVVNLSERYITERFLPDKAIDVIDEAGSRANLKNKGLVELAELKEESEKIQNGKKEAEVAGNFEKAAEYRMKLCKVKEDINETQEKYSDVQITLEDIAFVIESWTRIPIKKITEKEAKKLLNLEGRLHKRVIGQNEAIISLSRAIRRNRSGFRKKKKPSSFIFVGPTGVGKTELVKALSCELFGSEESLIRIDMSEYMEKHTVSKLIGAPPGYIGYDQGGQLTEKVRRKPYSVILLDEIEKAHPDVFNMLLQILEDGILTDSQGRTVSFENTVIIMTSNAGTKFNSGNIGFVQGDYDILESRVKDALKETFRPEFLNRVDEIIVFTTLKKEELRKIVDLMMMEVIGEVKEKKITVHVSEDVKDFILEKGYDDKYGARPLRRTIQKYIEDEIAEHYLENKFSEGSNISIELKDDKIVII; encoded by the coding sequence ATGAAGTTATGTGAAATATGTAAAAAAAATATTGCAATGATATTAACATCAAGAATTGAGAATGGAAAAACCGAAACTATAGGATTATGCATAGAGTGTGCTAAAAAAAGGGGTATTCCAGTTATGGATCAATTAGTGCAACAAGCTGGATTATCCTCAGAGGATATTGAAAACTTAAATGAACAAATGGGTAATATGTTCAAAAATATGAATTTAGAGGATATAGATCTTGAGGATTTAAATGCTCCCAATATGGATATTGAGAATGGTGATAAAAAAAAGACCATTGGTAATATTTTTAATGGATTATTTTCACCTGTTGATGAAAATAGTGATTTTATAGAGGATGAAGGTCAAATCTCATCAAAGATTAAAGAAACAGCTGAAGATAAATCAAAAAAGAATTGGTTTAAAAAGAAGCGAAAGAATTTAGATACATATGGTATAAATCTAACTAACAAAGCAAATCAAAATGGCGTCGACAAGGTTGTTGGACGGGATAAAGAAATCGATAGAGTGGTACAGATTTTAAATAGGAGAAGCAAAAATAATCCAATATTAATTGGAGAAGCAGGTGTTGGTAAAACAGCTATTGCAGAAGGGTTAGCTGTAAGAATTGTAGAAAAACAAGTTCCAGAAAAATTATTTAATGCGGAAGTTTACCTGCTTGATTTAACTGCGGTGGTTGCAGGTACACAATTTAGAGGGCAATTTGAAAGCCGCATGAAGTCAATTATTGAAGAAGCTAAGGAAAATGGAAATATAATATTAGTTATTGATGAGGTGCACAATATTATGGGTGCTGGTGAGGTTCAGGGGGGTGCAATGAATGCAGCAAATATTTTGAAGCCAGCTTTGGCCAAGGGGGAAATACAAGTTATTGGAGTTACTACATTGGAGGAATATAGAAAATATATAGAAAAAGACGCAGCACTCGCGAGAAGATTTCAGCCAGTCCTAGTTGAGGAACCTAGTATAGCTGAGACAATAGAAATTTTAAAAGGAATAAGAGGCTACTATGAAGAATACCATAAAGTTAAAATATCTGATGAAGTAATTGAAGAAGTTGTAAATTTATCTGAAAGATACATAACAGAAAGATTTCTGCCAGATAAAGCCATTGATGTTATTGATGAGGCCGGTTCTAGAGCTAATTTAAAAAATAAAGGTCTTGTCGAACTTGCAGAATTAAAAGAGGAATCAGAAAAAATTCAAAATGGAAAGAAGGAAGCTGAGGTTGCCGGAAATTTTGAAAAGGCTGCAGAATATAGGATGAAGCTATGCAAAGTAAAAGAAGATATTAACGAAACTCAAGAAAAATATAGTGATGTTCAAATTACTCTAGAGGATATTGCTTTTGTGATTGAGTCATGGACTAGAATTCCAATTAAAAAAATTACAGAAAAAGAAGCGAAAAAGCTATTAAATTTGGAAGGTAGGCTACACAAACGAGTTATAGGTCAAAATGAAGCTATTATAAGCTTATCTAGAGCAATTAGGCGGAATCGTTCCGGATTTAGAAAAAAGAAAAAGCCATCTTCTTTTATTTTTGTAGGACCAACAGGAGTTGGAAAAACAGAGCTAGTTAAAGCACTATCTTGTGAGCTTTTTGGAAGTGAGGAGTCATTAATTCGTATAGATATGTCTGAATACATGGAAAAACATACAGTTTCGAAGCTAATTGGTGCACCACCAGGGTATATAGGATATGATCAGGGTGGACAATTAACTGAAAAAGTCAGAAGAAAGCCATATTCAGTGATTCTTTTAGATGAAATTGAAAAGGCTCATCCGGATGTATTTAATATGCTGCTTCAAATTCTTGAAGATGGAATACTAACAGATAGTCAAGGCAGAACTGTTTCCTTTGAAAACACTGTAATAATAATGACGTCTAATGCAGGTACTAAGTTTAATTCAGGTAATATTGGTTTTGTTCAAGGTGATTATGATATCTTAGAATCACGTGTAAAGGACGCTTTAAAAGAAACATTTAGACCAGAATTTTTAAATAGAGTAGATGAGATTATTGTATTTACCACTCTTAAAAAGGAAGAGCTACGTAAAATAGTAGATTTAATGATGATGGAAGTAATAGGAGAGGTAAAGGAAAAGAAAATTACAGTGCATGTTTCAGAAGATGTAAAGGACTTTATATTAGAAAAAGGATACGATGATAAATACGGTGCAAGGCCACTTCGAAGAACTATTCAAAAATACATTGAAGATGAAATTGCAGAGCATTATCTTGAGAATAAATTTAGTGAAGGATCAAATATATCCATAGAATTAAAAGATGACAAAATTGTTATAATATAA
- a CDS encoding recombinase family protein → MKIAAIYSRKSKITGKGESIINQIELCKHECNHLEIEKFIIYEDEGFSGKNIKRPQFQKMLIDAREKKFHVLICYRLDRISRNISDFTTLINELDSLHISFISVNEQFDTSTPMGRAMMYIASVFAQLERETIGERVRDNMLELAKSGRWLGGQTPLGYESRKLSYLDGDFREKSMYTLSPIKKELDVVKIIYDKYLQYKSISQVFIFIFKKNIKTKNGADFNKKRIQLILRNPLYVRANEAVMNHLQLIGMNVMGKANDKQGIITYNKSKGARIKRDITEWIAAISKHEGIIDAFNWLKVQQILDDNKNKAPRLGTSAAALLTGILKCSKCGKSMIVKHGHISATTNKKIQYYVCSTKDYSKGERCNNPNVRVDELEKVVIDNLKNITISRNILLEELNKIKCELSKTNLVQSEIESLSSQINIKQDQIDILVNQLSLDNEISKYIRPQIYKLGIELEKLSVKYKDLASTSYKFKNNNPIVDKFLNSSNSFSSIMDILDFNNKRLLINNIVNSIYWDGARGIVKIKTLN, encoded by the coding sequence TTGAAAATTGCCGCTATATACTCCAGAAAATCAAAAATCACAGGAAAAGGCGAATCGATAATTAACCAAATTGAATTATGTAAACATGAATGCAATCATTTAGAAATCGAAAAATTTATAATATATGAGGACGAAGGTTTTTCAGGAAAAAATATCAAAAGGCCTCAGTTTCAAAAAATGCTCATTGATGCAAGGGAAAAAAAATTTCATGTACTAATTTGTTATAGACTGGATAGAATTAGTAGGAATATCTCTGATTTTACTACTCTTATAAATGAATTAGATAGTTTACACATTAGCTTTATAAGTGTTAATGAACAGTTTGATACATCAACCCCTATGGGCCGTGCCATGATGTATATTGCATCTGTTTTTGCGCAGCTAGAACGTGAAACTATTGGTGAAAGGGTTCGTGACAATATGTTAGAACTCGCTAAAAGTGGAAGATGGTTAGGAGGTCAAACCCCTTTGGGGTATGAAAGTAGAAAACTATCCTATTTGGATGGTGACTTTAGAGAAAAATCTATGTATACATTATCACCCATAAAAAAGGAATTAGATGTAGTAAAAATTATTTATGATAAATATCTACAGTATAAATCTATTAGCCAGGTTTTTATTTTCATCTTTAAAAAGAATATTAAAACAAAAAACGGCGCTGACTTTAATAAGAAAAGGATTCAACTTATATTAAGAAACCCCCTTTACGTTAGAGCAAATGAAGCTGTTATGAATCACCTTCAGCTTATTGGCATGAATGTAATGGGAAAAGCTAATGATAAACAAGGTATTATAACTTATAATAAGAGTAAAGGTGCTAGGATTAAACGAGATATAACTGAATGGATAGCTGCTATTTCTAAACACGAAGGAATTATTGATGCTTTCAATTGGCTTAAGGTTCAACAAATATTAGATGATAATAAAAACAAGGCACCACGGCTCGGAACCTCTGCAGCAGCATTACTTACCGGAATTTTAAAATGTTCTAAATGTGGTAAAAGTATGATTGTTAAACATGGTCATATTAGTGCAACAACTAATAAAAAAATCCAGTATTATGTTTGTAGTACTAAAGATTATTCAAAAGGCGAGCGATGTAATAATCCTAATGTACGCGTAGATGAACTCGAAAAGGTAGTTATAGATAATTTAAAAAATATCACAATTTCAAGAAATATTTTATTAGAGGAGTTAAATAAAATAAAATGCGAACTATCAAAAACTAATTTGGTACAATCTGAAATAGAGAGTTTATCATCACAAATAAATATAAAACAAGATCAAATAGATATTCTAGTAAATCAATTATCTTTGGACAATGAAATATCCAAATATATAAGGCCTCAAATTTACAAATTAGGAATTGAATTAGAAAAATTAAGTGTTAAATATAAAGACTTAGCCTCTACTTCCTATAAATTTAAAAATAATAATCCGATTGTAGATAAATTTTTAAATTCTTCAAATAGCTTTTCATCAATAATGGATATCTTAGATTTTAATAACAAACGCTTATTAATTAATAATATTGTAAACTCAATATACTGGGATGGCGCTAGAGGCATTGTAAAAATTAAAACACTAAACTGA
- a CDS encoding asparaginase, with protein MKKVVVIFNGGTISMTVDQRIKAAVPTLSGEEIMSMVTGIENYAEIESHTFSNLPGPHVTPELMMDLSKYIQSFLCRDDICGVVVTHGTDSLEETAYLLHLTIDNPKPVIVTGSMRNSSELGYDGPANLSASICTAISEDARNRGVLVCLNDELNCAGEVTKSHSMHLNTFQSPEFGPIGIIDNNEAIFYRESLKKEHIITEKIETRVDLIKACAGMDSKLIDFCVQQGARGIVIEAMGRGNIPPKMADGVKSAIENGVTVVMVSRCFKGRVLDSYGYPGGGKELRNDGVIFGDSLPGQKARIKLMLALASTTRREEIKCIFESGRYKSRI; from the coding sequence TTGAAAAAAGTTGTGGTTATTTTTAATGGAGGAACAATCTCTATGACGGTTGACCAAAGAATAAAGGCTGCGGTTCCAACGCTAAGTGGAGAAGAAATAATGTCTATGGTTACGGGAATTGAAAATTATGCAGAAATAGAATCACATACTTTTTCAAATTTACCGGGACCTCATGTGACACCGGAACTAATGATGGATTTATCTAAATATATACAAAGTTTTTTATGTAGAGACGATATATGTGGGGTTGTAGTTACTCATGGTACAGATTCACTTGAGGAAACAGCGTATCTGTTACACCTAACTATTGATAATCCAAAGCCTGTAATTGTTACAGGATCAATGAGAAATAGTTCGGAGCTTGGATATGATGGCCCAGCAAATTTATCAGCTTCCATCTGTACCGCTATTTCGGAAGATGCACGTAATAGGGGCGTATTAGTATGTTTAAATGACGAACTTAATTGTGCTGGAGAGGTTACTAAATCACATTCAATGCACTTAAATACTTTTCAGAGCCCAGAGTTTGGACCAATAGGGATTATAGATAATAATGAAGCAATATTCTATAGGGAAAGTTTAAAAAAAGAACATATTATAACAGAAAAAATAGAAACTAGAGTAGATTTAATAAAAGCTTGTGCTGGGATGGATTCGAAATTAATTGACTTTTGTGTGCAGCAAGGGGCAAGAGGGATTGTTATTGAAGCTATGGGAAGAGGAAATATTCCACCTAAAATGGCGGACGGAGTAAAGTCAGCTATAGAAAATGGAGTGACAGTAGTTATGGTATCTAGATGTTTTAAAGGACGAGTATTAGATTCTTATGGATATCCAGGTGGTGGAAAAGAACTTAGAAATGATGGTGTGATTTTTGGAGATAGCCTGCCAGGCCAAAAAGCTAGAATTAAACTTATGCTTGCACTTGCAAGTACAACTAGGAGAGAAGAAATTAAATGCATATTTGAAAGCGGTCGGTACAAAAGCCGAATTTAA
- a CDS encoding putative ABC transporter permease, translating into MWKRFIIYGFLGLLAEILWNGFGAMIKGDVLLRGTTCIWMFPIYGLAVFLEPVHYRIKHLPLIVRGGIYMVLIFAVELISGLLLRAFLGECPWNYVNKKNSICGIITLGYAPVWMAYGIMFEKTHDVIVRIENSLSGNAN; encoded by the coding sequence ATGTGGAAAAGATTTATTATATACGGATTTTTAGGGCTTTTAGCAGAGATTTTGTGGAATGGGTTTGGAGCAATGATTAAGGGCGATGTATTACTTAGGGGCACTACCTGTATCTGGATGTTTCCTATATATGGGCTTGCTGTATTTCTTGAACCTGTGCATTATAGGATAAAACATCTTCCGCTTATTGTGAGGGGAGGCATATATATGGTCCTTATATTTGCAGTAGAATTAATTAGCGGACTACTGCTTAGGGCGTTTTTAGGTGAGTGTCCATGGAACTATGTAAATAAAAAAAATTCAATATGTGGGATAATTACATTAGGTTATGCACCGGTATGGATGGCCTACGGAATTATGTTTGAAAAAACACATGATGTTATAGTACGCATTGAAAATAGTCTCAGTGGTAATGCTAATTAG